A region from the Aeromicrobium choanae genome encodes:
- a CDS encoding dihydrolipoamide acetyltransferase family protein, whose product MSAVTSGEFRLPDVGEGLTEAEIVSWHVSVGDVIEVNAPLVDIETAKSIVELPSPFAGRVEELLVSEGDTVAVGTPIVRIGSGDASASAPAEVADREPPAEVPEKKLEVLVGYGPSTGRRRTRNRVAPVDAGASRASVRVLAKPPVRKLAKDLGIDLTKVPASGDVVTRAEVEAFARGHGADAVTAAPVTGVRRATAEAMIASVAVPQATEWVTVDVSASVDLVERLKRDRRFEGVRVTTTLLTARAVCLALRRTPDLHARWNESTIDHPASVGLGIAAATERGLVVPVVREAEGLSLPDLGRAIDELVATARAGRIQPDQMSGGTFTLTNIGVFGIDGGTPILPPGQSGILALGQVARRPWVVGDEVVPRWVTTLAVTFDHRVADGEQASRFLADVAAILEDPALALAF is encoded by the coding sequence ATGAGCGCGGTCACCAGCGGCGAGTTCCGCCTGCCCGACGTCGGCGAAGGACTCACCGAGGCCGAGATCGTCTCCTGGCACGTCAGCGTCGGCGACGTGATCGAGGTCAACGCGCCGCTGGTCGACATCGAGACGGCCAAGTCGATCGTCGAGCTGCCCAGCCCGTTCGCGGGGCGCGTCGAGGAGCTGCTGGTCTCCGAGGGCGACACCGTCGCCGTGGGGACGCCGATCGTCCGGATCGGGTCCGGCGACGCGTCGGCCTCGGCCCCGGCGGAGGTCGCCGATCGCGAGCCGCCTGCCGAGGTCCCGGAGAAGAAGCTCGAGGTCCTCGTCGGCTACGGCCCCAGCACGGGCCGGCGCCGCACGCGAAACCGTGTCGCCCCCGTGGACGCGGGCGCCTCGCGGGCCTCCGTGCGCGTGCTGGCGAAGCCGCCGGTGCGCAAGCTCGCCAAGGATCTCGGCATCGACCTGACGAAGGTCCCGGCCAGCGGCGACGTGGTGACGCGCGCCGAGGTCGAGGCCTTCGCCCGCGGCCACGGTGCGGACGCCGTGACCGCGGCTCCTGTGACGGGGGTGCGGCGGGCGACGGCCGAGGCGATGATCGCCTCGGTCGCCGTTCCGCAGGCCACGGAGTGGGTCACGGTCGACGTCTCGGCCTCGGTCGACCTGGTCGAGCGGCTCAAGCGCGATCGGCGCTTCGAGGGCGTCCGGGTCACCACGACGCTGCTCACGGCGCGGGCGGTCTGCCTCGCCCTGCGGCGCACGCCCGACCTGCACGCGCGCTGGAACGAGTCGACGATCGACCACCCGGCGTCCGTGGGCCTGGGCATCGCGGCCGCCACCGAGCGCGGCCTGGTCGTCCCGGTCGTGCGCGAGGCGGAGGGGCTGTCGCTGCCCGACCTCGGGCGGGCGATCGACGAGCTCGTGGCCACGGCGCGCGCAGGCCGGATCCAGCCCGACCAGATGTCCGGCGGCACCTTCACGCTGACGAACATCGGCGTGTTCGGGATCGACGGCGGGACGCCGATCCTGCCGCCCGGCCAGTCCGGGATCCTCGCGCTGGGCCAGGTCGCGCGGCGGCCGTGGGTCGTGGGCGACGAGGTCGTACCGCGCTGGGTCACCACCCTGGCGGTCACCT